The Candidatus Omnitrophota bacterium genome has a window encoding:
- the purF gene encoding amidophosphoribosyltransferase, translating to MKEYCGVVGIHGHKDAARLAYLALYALQHRGEESAGIASYDYKKVHMQKGMGLVGNVFTEESLKKLKGPIAIGHVRYSTTGSSIAKNVQPLLINHKKGFIAVAHNGNLTNSVELRNELEDSGSILQTTMDSELIVHFLVKDHLNNYKQKIVPILSKMQGAYSFVLMLNDAIYATRDPFGFRPLCIGKIDNAYVVASETCALDMIGATYIRDVDPGEVVIIDKNGLTSLKQPPAARHAFCIFEYIYFARPDSNIFTKSVYLARKNLGKALAKEYPTQADFVMPIPDSGNYAALGYSEASGIPLEMAYVRNHYIGRTFIQPSQLIRDFKVKVKLNPIRDVLKGKRIVIVEDSIVRGTTSRSRVRALREAGVVEIHMRVSCPPLISPCFYGIDFPTKKELVAANHSIEEIQQFIGVDSLKYLSLEGMLSSMMLPKEEFCTACFTGNYPTTICKPPYKKALEKRLCKGIS from the coding sequence ATGAAAGAATACTGCGGAGTCGTAGGAATACACGGACATAAAGACGCAGCGCGGCTGGCGTATTTAGCGCTTTATGCTCTTCAACACCGCGGCGAAGAATCGGCCGGCATAGCAAGCTATGACTACAAGAAGGTCCATATGCAAAAAGGAATGGGCCTTGTCGGAAACGTATTTACAGAAGAAAGTTTAAAGAAACTGAAAGGCCCTATAGCTATAGGCCATGTAAGATATTCCACAACCGGTTCAAGCATAGCCAAAAACGTCCAGCCGCTACTAATAAACCATAAAAAAGGCTTCATAGCAGTCGCTCATAATGGAAACCTGACCAATTCCGTCGAGTTAAGGAATGAGCTCGAGGATTCCGGTTCAATACTGCAAACGACTATGGATTCAGAATTAATAGTTCACTTCCTGGTAAAGGACCACCTTAATAACTACAAACAGAAGATAGTCCCGATACTGTCGAAGATGCAGGGCGCTTACTCGTTTGTGCTCATGTTGAATGACGCCATTTATGCTACACGCGATCCTTTTGGCTTCCGTCCGCTTTGCATAGGAAAGATCGATAATGCCTACGTTGTCGCAAGTGAAACCTGTGCCCTTGATATGATAGGCGCTACATACATAAGAGATGTCGATCCGGGCGAGGTAGTCATAATAGATAAAAACGGTTTAACATCTCTTAAGCAGCCTCCCGCTGCCAGACACGCATTCTGCATATTCGAATATATATATTTCGCGAGGCCAGACAGCAACATATTCACAAAGAGCGTTTATCTGGCCAGAAAAAATCTTGGCAAGGCTCTCGCGAAAGAATATCCAACTCAGGCTGATTTTGTAATGCCCATACCCGACTCCGGCAACTATGCCGCTTTAGGATACTCCGAGGCATCGGGCATACCGCTTGAGATGGCATATGTAAGAAACCACTACATAGGAAGAACTTTTATCCAGCCAAGCCAGCTGATAAGGGACTTTAAGGTAAAGGTAAAACTGAATCCGATACGCGATGTGCTGAAAGGCAAGCGCATTGTTATAGTCGAAGATTCTATCGTGCGAGGAACTACTTCGCGCAGCCGTGTAAGGGCCTTGAGGGAAGCGGGAGTTGTCGAGATTCATATGCGAGTCAGTTGTCCGCCGTTAATCAGCCCATGTTTTTATGGCATAGACTTCCCCACCAAGAAAGAGCTGGTCGCGGCGAACCACTCCATCGAAGAGATACAGCAGTTTATAGGCGTGGACAGCTTAAAATACTTAAGCCTCGAAGGTATGTTAAGCTCCATGATGCTTCCTAAAGAAGAATTCTGCACAGCCTGCTTTACCGGAAATTATCCTACAACTATATGCAAGCCGCCGTATAAAAAGGCGCTGGAAAAGCGTCTCTGCAAAGGTATATCATAG
- the guaA gene encoding glutamine-hydrolyzing GMP synthase, with the protein MPKETILIIDFGSQYNQLIARKVRENNVFCEIVPPTIDINLINPEETKGIILSGGPASVYAKSAPTCDARLLSLGIPVLGICYGMQLMTKLLGGEVTRSRSREYGRATLTVTDHKYIFKNVPRESVTWMSHGDKVKRMPKNFKRVALSKNTPIAAFADFKKKLYGVQFHPEVAHTKFGKTIIKNFLKDICAARGDWSMKSFVKETVTQIRKTVGNKKIVLGLSGGVDSSVAAILINKAIGHRLICIFVDNGLLRKNEARRVKEIFQKHFKINLKCVDASKEFLSALKGVEDPEKKRKIIGKMFIRIFEREAKKIGSVDFLAQGTLYPDLIESRSAFGGPSATIKTHHNVGGLPKRMNLKLVEPLKYLFKDEVRSVGKELGMHPEVLGRHPFPGPGLAVRILGEVTKERCDILREVDDRFIDTIQKEGLYDKIWQAFAVLLPIKSVGVMGDERTYENVVALRAVTSLDGMTADWAKIPHEVLGRISNRIINEVKGVNRVAYDISSKPPATIEWE; encoded by the coding sequence ATGCCGAAAGAAACTATACTCATCATAGATTTTGGATCACAGTATAATCAGCTGATCGCGCGAAAGGTCAGGGAAAATAATGTATTCTGCGAAATAGTCCCGCCTACCATAGATATAAACTTGATAAACCCGGAAGAGACGAAGGGCATAATACTTTCCGGAGGGCCGGCAAGCGTTTACGCGAAGTCAGCGCCCACCTGCGACGCAAGGCTGTTATCTTTAGGCATACCGGTGCTGGGTATATGCTACGGCATGCAGCTGATGACGAAACTATTAGGCGGAGAAGTCACAAGGTCACGGTCGAGGGAATACGGCAGAGCGACACTTACGGTTACGGACCACAAATATATATTTAAAAATGTTCCGCGTGAGAGTGTAACATGGATGAGTCACGGCGACAAAGTAAAAAGGATGCCTAAAAATTTTAAACGTGTCGCGCTGTCCAAAAATACCCCCATCGCCGCGTTCGCGGATTTTAAAAAGAAACTATATGGAGTGCAATTCCATCCCGAGGTAGCGCATACGAAATTCGGCAAGACAATAATAAAGAATTTCTTAAAAGATATCTGCGCCGCAAGAGGCGATTGGTCAATGAAGTCTTTTGTCAAAGAGACTGTTACCCAGATCCGTAAGACTGTCGGCAATAAAAAAATAGTTTTGGGGTTATCGGGCGGCGTTGATTCATCCGTCGCCGCTATACTGATAAATAAAGCCATAGGGCACAGGCTTATCTGCATATTCGTCGATAACGGACTTTTGCGCAAGAACGAAGCCAGGCGCGTAAAAGAGATATTCCAAAAACATTTTAAGATAAATTTGAAATGCGTGGACGCGTCCAAAGAATTTTTAAGCGCGCTTAAAGGTGTTGAGGACCCTGAAAAGAAACGAAAAATAATAGGCAAAATGTTTATACGCATATTTGAGCGTGAAGCGAAAAAGATAGGTTCGGTAGATTTTCTCGCCCAAGGAACACTTTATCCTGATCTGATAGAATCGCGTTCCGCGTTCGGCGGGCCAAGCGCCACGATAAAGACGCATCACAATGTTGGTGGCCTGCCCAAAAGGATGAATTTAAAACTTGTCGAGCCTCTCAAGTACCTGTTCAAGGATGAGGTTAGGAGCGTCGGAAAAGAACTTGGAATGCATCCGGAGGTTTTGGGCCGCCATCCATTCCCGGGGCCGGGCCTGGCGGTAAGGATATTGGGAGAGGTGACTAAAGAACGCTGCGACATCTTAAGGGAAGTTGATGACAGGTTTATCGATACCATACAGAAAGAGGGCCTGTACGATAAGATATGGCAGGCATTCGCGGTGCTTTTGCCGATAAAGAGCGTCGGTGTAATGGGCGATGAGAGAACATACGAAAACGTAGTAGCTCTCAGGGCAGTGACGAGCCTGGACGGTATGACGGCAGATTGGGCAAAGATACCGCATGAGGTACTGGGCAGGATCTCAAATAGAATAATAAATGAGGTCAAGGGCGTAAATAGAGTGGCTTACGACATCAGCTCAAAGCCGCCCGCGACTATAGAGTGGGAATAA